A single Polynucleobacter acidiphobus DNA region contains:
- a CDS encoding heavy metal translocating P-type ATPase: MAKPLTESAFYTLDIQGMTCASCVGRIERALQKVPDIDKVTVNLATEQARIRLIPNSALSVDDLIQTIQKAGYEAHVHQPTQSVDAHEMVWNADGRASVIISFLLSAPLIAPMLLMLIGVHWSLNGWWQLALATPVQFVLGWRFYRAGFHALKAGSGNMDLLISIGTSAAYGLSLFLLLSHSEHTHEYYFEGSAVIISMVLLGKWLEARAKKQTGEAIRALQKLWPKHAKVLHADQNIQSLGNANYRILPIEELLPGDQVIVLPGERIPVDGIVLHGTSHVDESLLTGESNPVKKEVSKQVIGGSMNGDGALIVEAQAIGTESVLSKIIFLVEEAQTQKAPIQKLVDQISAYFVPAVLLIALLTGLINWLVLESGSTAILRAVSVLVIACPCALGLATPAAIMAGTGVAARHGILIKDSQVLELAHRINIVAFDKTGTLTIGEPRLLEIVPLGNQTPIPEILASAAGLQLGSEHPLAKAVINEARASGTLPLSVSDSTIIAGLGIEGKLNQGPWKDAVLVLQSLESISQEADFQAVAAKFHSILNNGQTSSVLRVKGRNEYIAVFLFGDEIKPNAKAVIHSLHSDGIQTAMISGDRAEAASAVAKQIGIDEIYASVMPENKAQIVQNLKEISASKNRRWVAMVGDGVNDAPALASADVGIAMATGTDVAIQSAGITLMRGDLALIPQALDISRKTWKKIQQNLFWAFVFNTAGIPLAATGYLSPMIAGSAMALSSLFVLSNALLLKDWKPCTQHGV, translated from the coding sequence ATGGCCAAGCCACTAACTGAATCAGCTTTTTATACCCTCGATATTCAAGGGATGACCTGTGCCTCCTGTGTTGGACGGATTGAGCGTGCCCTACAAAAAGTCCCGGATATTGATAAGGTTACAGTCAATTTAGCGACCGAGCAGGCCCGTATTCGATTAATTCCAAACTCAGCACTCTCGGTTGATGACCTGATTCAGACAATTCAGAAAGCTGGCTACGAAGCGCACGTCCATCAACCAACACAATCCGTTGATGCCCATGAGATGGTGTGGAATGCTGATGGCCGAGCATCAGTGATCATCAGTTTTTTACTCAGCGCACCCCTAATTGCCCCGATGCTCCTCATGCTTATTGGGGTTCATTGGTCCTTAAATGGCTGGTGGCAACTGGCCTTGGCAACACCCGTGCAATTTGTTTTGGGATGGCGCTTTTATCGTGCGGGGTTTCATGCTTTAAAAGCTGGTTCCGGGAATATGGATCTGCTGATTTCCATTGGAACAAGCGCTGCATATGGACTAAGCCTTTTCTTATTACTATCGCATTCAGAACATACCCATGAGTATTACTTTGAAGGTTCAGCCGTCATCATTAGCATGGTCTTACTTGGTAAATGGCTAGAGGCACGGGCTAAGAAACAAACAGGTGAAGCGATTCGGGCTTTGCAAAAACTATGGCCTAAGCACGCAAAGGTTTTACATGCTGATCAGAATATCCAATCATTAGGGAATGCAAACTATCGGATTTTGCCCATTGAGGAATTGCTCCCAGGTGACCAAGTCATCGTGTTACCAGGCGAGCGAATTCCCGTTGATGGTATCGTACTTCACGGCACCAGTCATGTGGATGAATCGTTACTTACCGGAGAAAGTAACCCCGTTAAAAAGGAAGTATCCAAGCAGGTGATTGGAGGATCAATGAATGGAGATGGCGCTTTGATCGTTGAAGCGCAGGCTATTGGTACCGAAAGTGTTTTATCCAAAATCATTTTCTTGGTGGAGGAGGCGCAAACCCAAAAAGCACCGATTCAAAAGCTAGTTGATCAGATTAGCGCCTACTTTGTTCCGGCTGTCTTACTCATTGCCCTTCTAACAGGTCTTATTAATTGGCTGGTCCTAGAATCGGGTAGTACTGCCATCTTGCGAGCTGTTTCAGTCCTTGTGATTGCTTGCCCCTGTGCTCTCGGATTGGCCACACCGGCAGCCATCATGGCTGGTACAGGTGTCGCAGCTCGCCATGGAATCCTCATTAAAGATTCCCAAGTCTTAGAGCTTGCCCATCGAATCAATATTGTTGCATTTGATAAAACCGGGACTTTAACAATAGGTGAGCCTCGACTTTTGGAAATTGTTCCGCTGGGTAATCAAACTCCAATACCTGAAATTTTAGCGAGCGCAGCTGGATTGCAACTGGGTAGCGAACACCCGCTTGCCAAAGCAGTGATTAACGAGGCGCGTGCCTCAGGAACTCTTCCGCTATCGGTCTCCGATAGCACCATCATTGCAGGCCTCGGAATTGAGGGCAAACTAAATCAAGGTCCTTGGAAGGACGCTGTACTTGTCTTACAAAGCCTGGAATCAATAAGCCAGGAGGCAGATTTTCAAGCAGTTGCCGCTAAATTTCACTCAATTCTAAATAATGGTCAAACCAGTTCAGTCCTTCGCGTGAAGGGCCGTAATGAGTACATTGCCGTTTTCCTGTTTGGAGATGAAATTAAGCCTAATGCAAAGGCTGTGATTCATTCATTACATTCGGATGGAATTCAAACAGCGATGATCTCTGGTGACCGGGCTGAGGCAGCATCAGCAGTTGCGAAGCAGATTGGTATTGATGAAATATATGCTTCTGTAATGCCAGAGAATAAAGCTCAAATTGTTCAGAATCTAAAAGAAATATCAGCCAGTAAAAATCGACGTTGGGTTGCGATGGTTGGTGACGGTGTCAACGATGCGCCAGCCTTAGCAAGTGCTGATGTTGGAATAGCCATGGCCACAGGCACTGATGTAGCAATTCAATCGGCAGGTATCACTCTAATGCGAGGTGATCTAGCATTAATTCCCCAAGCTTTAGACATTTCTAGAAAAACCTGGAAAAAGATTCAGCAAAACTTATTTTGGGCTTTTGTGTTCAATACGGCAGGCATTCCACTAGCAGCGACTGGATACTTATCGCCAATGATCGCTGGAAGTGCAATGGCACTATCTAGTCTTTTTGTTTTAAGTAATGCCCTTTTATTAAAAGATTGGAAACCCTGCACTCAGCATGGTGTGTAA
- a CDS encoding substrate-binding periplasmic protein, with amino-acid sequence MTRFLLTILATLILTNIAQAQPCKALVITGHPAYPPVAWAADGKLQGSSVTLVSNIAKGLGVEKVTSMDFGSWEKAQQAIRDGRADIIFGIYKNPARAEYMHYIEPPYMLDPVSIVIRKGDNFKFTQWSDLKGHRGVTNQGESYGSQFDAYIKSDLNVAHSNGVDQAFTQLLNKQADYLIIGTYPGKLEAKKLNLDSKLVFLPKSVLTADMYIAFSKKSKCYAQLGKGFSEGIKKAVTSGEVNQLIESANQQFYK; translated from the coding sequence ATGACCCGTTTTTTGTTAACGATCTTAGCTACCTTAATCCTAACTAATATTGCCCAGGCACAACCATGCAAGGCATTGGTTATCACGGGTCATCCAGCATATCCGCCAGTTGCTTGGGCAGCCGACGGAAAACTGCAAGGGTCGTCGGTTACTTTAGTCAGCAATATTGCCAAAGGTCTTGGGGTTGAGAAAGTTACCTCGATGGATTTTGGTTCATGGGAGAAGGCGCAACAAGCCATACGTGATGGTCGCGCAGACATCATCTTTGGCATCTATAAAAATCCGGCCCGAGCTGAGTATATGCATTACATAGAGCCTCCTTATATGCTCGATCCAGTATCGATCGTGATTCGTAAGGGTGACAACTTTAAGTTCACTCAATGGTCAGATCTAAAAGGGCATCGTGGCGTGACTAATCAGGGAGAGAGTTATGGCAGTCAATTTGATGCCTATATCAAATCCGATTTGAACGTTGCGCACTCTAATGGCGTTGATCAGGCATTTACTCAGTTACTCAATAAACAGGCTGACTACTTGATTATTGGAACCTACCCAGGCAAATTAGAAGCTAAGAAGTTAAATTTGGACTCCAAGCTCGTGTTCTTGCCCAAGAGCGTTTTAACAGCAGATATGTATATTGCGTTCTCTAAAAAATCTAAGTGTTATGCGCAATTGGGGAAGGGCTTCTCTGAGGGAATCAAGAAAGCAGTTACCAGTGGTGAGGTCAATCAACTCATTGAGAGTGCCAATCAGCAGTTTTATAAATAG
- a CDS encoding alpha/beta fold hydrolase: protein MKTIIHTLFCLLLGIGSSALVAQPLPKDCPLTAKTQAVEGGTIHYLQGGAGETVLLLHGLFAQKEQWIEVGCLLTKQGLMVIAPDLPGYGASRPFPQSAYQLERQVELLQRLMQSLQINRFHIGGSSMGGAIAALYTKHNPNQVMTLAFIGAPLGIESWSPQIEGALKKGINPFIPQTSKEFDLEMRLLFAKPPQIDPAIKQSLIQSYVVDRAHYQRVWSIVDQYTRVLEPMRFSHPIFAVWGQHDGVFLVKGATALQERMVKGKVRIDPNSAHLLMLEDPQGLGQQYGLFIKQSKNLAIQ, encoded by the coding sequence GTGAAGACAATCATCCACACCCTTTTTTGCCTATTACTAGGTATCGGCAGCTCCGCCCTGGTGGCGCAGCCCTTGCCAAAGGATTGCCCACTCACAGCAAAAACACAAGCAGTTGAGGGTGGCACGATTCATTATCTGCAAGGAGGCGCTGGGGAGACCGTGTTGCTACTTCACGGACTCTTTGCACAAAAGGAGCAGTGGATAGAAGTGGGATGCCTTCTAACAAAGCAGGGACTCATGGTAATTGCACCAGATCTGCCTGGCTATGGAGCAAGTCGACCCTTTCCTCAATCGGCCTATCAGCTTGAGCGTCAAGTTGAGCTACTACAAAGACTCATGCAGTCGCTTCAGATAAATCGTTTTCATATTGGCGGAAGTTCGATGGGTGGGGCCATTGCTGCGCTCTATACAAAGCATAATCCCAATCAAGTGATGACATTAGCCTTCATTGGAGCCCCCTTAGGGATTGAGTCATGGAGCCCACAGATTGAAGGTGCCTTAAAGAAGGGCATCAATCCTTTTATACCGCAAACCAGCAAAGAGTTTGATTTGGAGATGCGACTGTTATTTGCCAAGCCACCGCAGATTGATCCCGCAATCAAGCAGTCATTGATCCAATCGTACGTAGTAGATCGAGCGCATTATCAACGGGTATGGTCGATTGTGGATCAATACACTCGGGTTCTGGAGCCAATGCGCTTTAGCCATCCCATATTCGCAGTGTGGGGCCAGCACGATGGCGTATTCTTGGTTAAAGGTGCCACTGCCTTACAGGAAAGAATGGTGAAGGGAAAGGTTCGGATTGATCCAAACTCTGCCCATTTATTGATGCTCGAGGATCCGCAGGGCCTTGGCCAGCAATACGGACTATTTATCAAGCAATCAAAGAATCTGGCCATCCAATAA